Proteins from a genomic interval of Quercus lobata isolate SW786 chromosome 11, ValleyOak3.0 Primary Assembly, whole genome shotgun sequence:
- the LOC115966872 gene encoding uncharacterized protein LOC115966872, with the protein MEAHPARHSEQGSRPKKGRTEDKKERDNKKTGPLGRSQNYTPLNALFDQVLMQIKDDPSLKWPEKMKGDPNKYNKSKYCHFHRDHRHDTNECYDLKQQIENLIRQGKLRHFVGRDHKDEKLKGKMEESSRPPLGEIRIIIGGNSTGQSSKSKKTYLKVVQNIQLSRRSPRMRSMDELAISFTDEDVERIYHPHDDAIVITLLIADYTTRRVLVDNGSLADILYYPDF; encoded by the coding sequence atGGAAGCGCACCCAGCACGCCACTCAGAACAAGGctctcgtccaaagaagggacgaaCGGAAGATAAGAAGGAACGAGATAACAAGAAAACGGGTCCTTTGGGAAGAAGCCAGAACTACACGCCCTTGAATGCTCTATTTGATCAGGtgctcatgcaaatcaaagacgACCCTTCTCTAAAATGGCCAGAGAAGATGAAAGGAGATCCCAATAAGTACAATAAGAGTAAATATTGTCACTTCCATAGGGACCATAGGCATGACACGAATGAATGTTATGACCTAAAGCAGCAAATTGAGAATCTTATTAGACAAGGAAAGCTGAGGCACTTCGTTGGAAGGGATCATAAAGATGAgaagttgaaaggaaaaatggaGGAATCGTCCCGACCCCCACTAGGAGAGATAAGGATTATCATTGGAGGAAACTCGACGGGGCAATCTTCCAAGTCGAAGAAGACATATCTCAAAGTGGTGCAAAACATCCAACTCTCTCGACGATCACCAAGGATGAGATCAATGGACGAGCTGGCCATTTCCTTCACCGATGAAGATGTTGAGAGGATCTATCACCCGCATGATGATGCAATTGTCATTACTCTGCTTATTGCAGATTATACAACCAGAAGAGTGTTAGTTGACAATGGAAGCTTAGCAGATATATTGTACTACCCTGACTTCTAA